The DNA region CCGATGAGCACGACCGGGACGGCCGGCCACAGCGGCATGCGCCAGGCCGCGACCTCACGGTGCGCGCCGCGGCGGCTGAACAGGGCGGCGACGGCGACGAGCAGGTACATGCCGGTGACGGAGACGCCGGTGACGCCGTAGAGGGTGTCGAGGTTGACGAAGCAGAGGGCCGCGCCGGGCACGCCGACGACCAGGGTGGCCACCCACGGCGAGCCGAAGCGGCCGAGGCGGGACAGGGCGTTGTTGACCGGCTCGGGCCAGGCCTTGTCGCGGGCGGAGGCGAACAGCACGCGGGAGTTCTGGATGACCATCACGATGCCGGCGTTGATGATGGCGAGCGCCACGCAGAGGCTGATGAAGGTGCCGACGGCCGAGTTGGACCAGGCGGTGATCATGCTGCTGATGTCGCCGCCGGTGAGAGCCTGGAGGTCGTCGGCGCCGAGGGTGATGGCGACGACGGGGACGAGGATGACGGCGGTGGAGATGGCGAGCGTGGCGAGCACGGTGCGGGCGACGCTGCGGCGCGGGTTCTCCAGCTCCTCGGAGAGGTAGACGGCGGTCGAGAAGCCCTGGGTGACGAAGAGGGCGATGGCGAGGCCGGAGACGACGAGGGCGCCGGTGACGAGCGAGTGGGTGCTGCCGTCGCCCGCGACCTGTCCGTGCGTCAGGGCGCCGAGGCCGCGCTGGGAGTGGCTGAAGCCGAGGACGGCGACGAGGCCGGCCGCGACGACTTCGAGGACGAGGAAGATACCGGTGATCCAGGCGTTGGCGCGCAGGTCGAGCAGTCCGGCGAGGGTGGCGAGGAGCATGACGCCGGCGCCGGCGATCGGGGCGGGGATGTGGACGAGCGGCGCGAGGTAGTCGGCCGTGCCCATGGCGATCACCGGGGGCACGATCATCACCACGAGCAGGGAGAGTACGAAGACCAGCCAGCCGGCGAGGCGGCCGGCGAGGGTGGAGACGATGGCGTACTCGCCGCCGGCGCTGGGGATGAGGGTGCCGAGCTCGGAGTAGACGAAGGCCACGCCGATGCAGAGCAGCGAGCCGATCGCGATGGTGAGCGCGGTGAAGGTGCCGACGCTGCCGAAGAGGTCGGGGACGACCACGAAGAGGGTCGAGGCGGGGGTGACGCAGGAGAGCGTGAGCAGGGTGCCGCCGACGACACCGATGGAGCGCTTGAGTTTCTGTGGCACGGGGGCCGTCTGGGGGGCCAGGGCGTGTGGTGCGCTGAGGGTGTCGGTCATCAGGCGGTTCCGATCGATGCGTGCGGTGCGTGTGCGAGCGGGAGCGGTATCGCCTCCGGGGCGGCCGGTGGGGTGCCGGTGATGTGAGGGGTGGGGTGTGACGGGTGTTCGTGTGCTCCCGGGCTGAATGGAAGCCCGCACGGATCCGCAGGTCAATGGCCTGATGGCTGCGGAATCCGTCGTCAGGGGTCGGTTCGGCGGGGCGATCGGACGTTAACAACGCGCCAAGACGGCGTGAATGCTCCGTACGGGAACCGCAGCGCTCCCGGGAGGACTTTTACCGCGCTTTACCGGCCGTCGCGCATCGTGGACGCCTCGGCGGGTCAGGCGGTGCCGCTCTCCCATACGACGGTGCCGCCGAGCAGCCCGGGGCGGGCGCCGGTGGCGAGGGCCGGGTGCTCCAGGGTGTCGGCGGTCTCCTCCAGACAGCTGCCGAGGCTGTCGGGGGTGTCCCAGTCGGCTTGCCCGCCGTGCCGGGTCCAGCGGCCCAGGTGACCGGTCCCGGTGTCCAGGAAGAGACCGGAGGTGAGGTCGGCGGGGTCGAGCGAGATCACCGGGATCCAGGCAGGCCGCCAGCCGGGCGTGCCTGACAGCGACCGGTACGCGGCGGCGACGGCGTCGAGCGGGATCAGCGCCATGCCGCCCGGCAGACAGCCGACGCGAGCGCCGGTGCCGGCCGCGGCGCCGTCGTCGCCCGCGGTCAGGGTCCAGAGCGTGCGCAGGGCGGCCGGCAGGCGGACGCCGTCGAGCTCGCGCTCGACGGCGTCGATCTCGGCGGGGCGCGCGCCGGCGCGGAGCGCGGCCAGGGAGTCGGGGGCGTGTCGGCCGAGCCAGGCGGTGACGCGCCGCCAGGCCTCGGTGATCTCGCGGGCGGCGATCGCGTCCGCGGCCAGGGGGTGGTGGCCGGCGGTGCCGTGGGCGGCCGGGGAGCCGGGCAGGCCGCACCGGTCGAGGAGGGCATGGAGTTCCGCGGCGGTCAGCCGCGGATTCGCGGCGGCGCCTTCGGCGAGCTCGGGCGCGGCGGGGCCCTCCAGAAGGGTCGAGAGGAGGGAGACCGGGAGTACGGGGTTGGCGGCGGCGGCCCGGCGGACCCGGGCGTCGGGGTCGCCGAGCTGCGGCACGGGCGGCCGGTCGAGCGTGGGGTCGGCGGCGGCCAGGGCGCGTACCTCCGGGTCCTCGTGGTCGAGGAGGTGTCCGAGACCGGTGCGCGGCACGCGGCTCGGAGGGAGCAGATGCCGCAGGTGGCGGGGGGTGGCGATGAAGGCTTCGAGGAGGGTGGCGGCGGGTGCGAGCGGGTGGTGGTACGCGAGCAGAAGTCGTACCTCCGGGTCGGGGTCGGCGGCGAGCGGGGCCGCCAGCTCGCCGGGGAGCCCGGCCCAGGTCGCCGCGACGCGGCGCAGCAGGGCGTGCTCCGACCGGGCGCACTCGGCGTACCAGTCGGGGTCGGGGACGATCGGCGTCTCGGGGAGCGGACCGACCATGTAGACGGTGCCGCGCGCGACGAGGTCGACGGCCGCGCGCTTTTCCCAGGTGCGCTGGTACGGCTGGACGCGCGCCCGGGTCCGTACCGATTCGTCCGGGTCCTCCATCAGGGCGGGGAGCAGTGCGGGGTCGAGGTCGGCGCGGCTCGCGACGCGTTCGCGGACCTTGGGGTCGGGATCGCGGGCGAGGCGGGCGACGGCGTCGGCGTGGGTGTGCGGGTTGCGGGCCAGTTCCCCCAGGTCGCGGCCGGCGCCGAGGCAGGCGTCGACGACCGTGCGGGCGAGTGCGCCGTCGAGGAGGAGGCCGGTGCGGTGGTGGCTCTCCCGCTCCGGCAGCTCGGTCACCGTGGCGGCCGGGTCCCGGTGGCCGTCGTTGCGCCGGGCGGCCTCGCGGACCTCGGGGTCCGGGTCGGCGAGGAGCGCGGCGCGCCGTTCGGCGGTGAGTGACGACCAGTCGTTGGCGGCGTAGGCCCGCACGACGGGGTCGGGGTGGGTGGCCATGGCCCGGCGGTGGGCGAGCGAGATCTGCCGGGAGGAGAACAGTTCGCCGATGATCTCGCCGACGGTGACCTGGCCGCCGGGGTGGTCCTCGTCGCGTGCGGTCAGCAGGGCGTCCACGACGTCAGCGGGCAGCGGAACCGTTCTCCCGCGCTGTGGTTTGGGCCCTCCGGCGAGCGCGGCCCGCACCAGCGCGTCGGGAT from Streptomyces fradiae includes:
- a CDS encoding APC family permease — encoded protein: MTDTLSAPHALAPQTAPVPQKLKRSIGVVGGTLLTLSCVTPASTLFVVVPDLFGSVGTFTALTIAIGSLLCIGVAFVYSELGTLIPSAGGEYAIVSTLAGRLAGWLVFVLSLLVVMIVPPVIAMGTADYLAPLVHIPAPIAGAGVMLLATLAGLLDLRANAWITGIFLVLEVVAAGLVAVLGFSHSQRGLGALTHGQVAGDGSTHSLVTGALVVSGLAIALFVTQGFSTAVYLSEELENPRRSVARTVLATLAISTAVILVPVVAITLGADDLQALTGGDISSMITAWSNSAVGTFISLCVALAIINAGIVMVIQNSRVLFASARDKAWPEPVNNALSRLGRFGSPWVATLVVGVPGAALCFVNLDTLYGVTGVSVTGMYLLVAVAALFSRRGAHREVAAWRMPLWPAVPVVLIGVLAYVLYMQDTEYLLWTGGITAVATLYWALYLRPRQDTRWLVSIPEDADHA